A genomic region of Metopolophium dirhodum isolate CAU chromosome 1, ASM1992520v1, whole genome shotgun sequence contains the following coding sequences:
- the LOC132941402 gene encoding uncharacterized protein LOC132941402, with protein MTKFMKFDFIIDYEIILTASIFGKVCKMRDKTSRAKTVNDILFGTFTGNAATRYGIANEIIAKEQLEGILKQKIQPAGLIVDNNMPFIAASPDGILDDGSLIEIKCPASAKDLTPEDAIQVKKIKCCSIKDGQLYLKRNDNYYYQVQGQLHISQKKYCYFCVWTPKGLMYEKIKRDDDFWQNNMAIKIKSFYLENLLPILTKENLLQ; from the exons ATGACTAAATTCATGAAATTTGACtttattattgactatgaaatcat tCTCACAGCATCCATTTTTGGGAAAGTGTGTAAAATGCGTGATAAAACGTCACGTGCTAAAACTgtgaatgatattttatttggtacATTCACTGGAAATGCCGCCACTAGGTATGGAATTGCCAATGAAATAATTGCTAAAGAACAACTAGAAGGCATTCTAAAGCAAAAAATACAACCAGCAGGTTTAATAGTTGACAACAATATGCCATTTATAGCAGCCTCTCCTGATGGAATACTGGATGATGGATCATTAATAGAAATTAAGTGTCCAGCTAGTGCCAAAGACCTTACACCAGAAGATGCTATACAAGTCAAGAAAATTAAATGTTGCTCAATTAAGGATGgacaattgtatttaaaacgcaacgataattattattatcaagttcAGGGTCAACTGCACATAAGTCAAAAAAAGTATTGCTACTTTTGTGTATGGACCCCAAAag GTTTgatgtatgaaaaaataaaaagagacGACGATTTTTGGCAAAACAACAtggcaattaaaattaaatcgttttatttagaaaatcttTTACCCATATTAACTAAAGAAAACTTGCTTCAATAA